The Henckelia pumila isolate YLH828 chromosome 2, ASM3356847v2, whole genome shotgun sequence genome includes a window with the following:
- the LOC140882185 gene encoding anthocyanidin 3-O-glucosyltransferase 2-like yields the protein MKTELVIIPAPGLSHLASTVEAAKLLLRRDHRLSITFLIMKFPNDEFVDAYTQKISSDTASAFRIINLPNQEIASSNNFLFEIIQSQIPSVRKVLSDLIQQSSARIAGIVVDMFCTRFVDVADEFGLPSYIFFTSSASAFGLFSHLTSLKFEHNQELTLYNKSDAELSVPCISIKVPAKVLPTVAITEGPFTQGVFECFKRFARVKGVLINTFHELESYAIQSLSNGKSPKVYPIGPILNLTHQVGTSKSKSHEEEIKKWLDIQPESSVVFLCFGSRGTFEVPQVKEIAIALERCGHRFLWSVRKPPPAGTGRPLPTDYEDFDDILPEGFLERTKGRGKLIGWAPQMEVLSHPSVGGFVSHCGWNSTLESVWCGVPVATFPLYAEQQLNAFQLVKELGMAEAIRMDYRKDSEAEILVGSEEIEAAIRRLMAVDGSSGVREKVRGMQKESRLAVEEGGSSYNAQISFIEDIINNFG from the coding sequence ATGAAAACAGAACTAGTGATCATCCCCGCTCCGGGGCTGAGCCACCTCGCCTCCACCGTGGAGGCGGCGAAGCTCCTCCTCCGGAGAGACCATCGCCTCTCCATCACTTTCCTCATCATGAAGTTCCCCAATGATGAATTTGTCGACGCTTACACCCAAAAAATCTCTTCGGACACCGCTTCCGCTTTCCGCATAATCAATCTCCCGAATCAAGAAATCGCCTCATCAAACAACTTTTTGTTCGAAATAATCCAAAGCCAAATCCCCAGCGTGAGGAAGGTGTTGTCCGATCTCATCCAGCAATCCTCAGCCCGAATCGCCGGGATCGTCGTGGACATGTTCTGCACTAGATTCGTCGATGTTGCAGATGAATTCGGCCTCCCATCTTACATCTTCTTCACTTCCAGCGCCTCTGCTTTCGGCCTATTTTCCCATCTGACATCCCTCAAATTCgaacacaatcaagaactcACTCTGTACAACAAATCCGACGCAGAGTTATCTGTGCCCTGTATATCCATTAAAGTCCCCGCCAAGGTCTTGCCTACTGTGGCAATCACAGAAGGTCCCTTCACCCAAGGCGTGTTCGAATGTTTCAAAAGATTCGCAAGGGTTAAAGGTGTTTTGATCAACACATTTCACGAGTTGGAATCTTATGCTATTCAATCTTTATCAAATGGGAAGTCGCCGAAAGTTTACCCCATCGGACCTATACTCAACTTAACCCATCAAGTCGGAACCTCCAAAAGCAAGTCCCACGAGGAGGAGATCAAGAAATGGCTCGATATTCAACCCGAATCCTCCGTAGTGTTCTTGTGCTTCGGAAGCAGAGGGACTTTCGAGGTGCCACAGGTGAAGGAAATAGCGATTGCACTCGAGAGATGCGGGCACCGTTTCCTGTGGTCTGTAAGGAAGCCACCTCCGGCGGGGACGGGGCGGCCTCTTCCCACAGATTACGAAGATTTCGATGATATATTGCCGGAAGGGTTCTTGGAGAGGACTAAAGGGAGAGGGAAGTTGATAGGATGGGCACCGCAGATGGAGGTGCTGTCACATCCCTCGGTGGGCGGATTCGTGTCGCATTGCGGGTGGAATTCGACGTTGGAGAGCGTGTGGTGCGGCGTGCCGGTGGCGACGTTCCCATTGTACGCAGAGCAACAGCTGAATGCGTTTCAGCTGGTGAAGGAGTTGGGGATGGCGGAGGCGATCAGGATGGACTACAGGAAGGACTCTGAGGCAGAGATACTCGTCGGGTCGGAGGAGATAGAGGCGGCGATACGGCGGCTGATGGCGGTTGATGGGAGTAGTGGAGTGAGGGAGAAGGTCAGGGGAATGCAGAAGGAAAGCAGGTTGGCTGTGGAAGAAGGTGGATCTTCTTATAATGCTCAGATTAGTTTCATTGAGGATATAATCAACAACTTTGGTTGA